The following are from one region of the Hymenobacter sp. YIM 151858-1 genome:
- a CDS encoding bifunctional metallophosphatase/5'-nucleotidase: protein MNRRDFIKSSAWGVAGLGLLGPGLISSAEAGGQVRLTVLHTNDMHSRIDPFPVGSAQWADQGGMARRAALVANIRKEQPNVLLLDAGDIWQGTPYFNFFGGELEYKLMSQMGYDAATLGNHDFDNGLQGLEKQLPHAQFPFINANYDFSQTPLKGRFQPYKVFEKQGVRIGVFGVGIDLTGLVGDRNIGNTKYLDPIAVAREQVQHLRGPEKCDLIICLSHLGYKYDSAKVDDHKLAAAVPGIDLILGGHTHTFLDTPTVVEGGQGHRTLINQVGWSGIKLGRIDYVFDRKTRKAGVAAAGALSINASAIG from the coding sequence ATGAATCGTCGCGACTTTATCAAATCTTCGGCGTGGGGCGTGGCAGGCCTAGGTCTGCTGGGCCCGGGCCTCATCAGCTCGGCCGAAGCCGGCGGCCAGGTGCGCCTTACCGTGCTGCACACCAACGACATGCACTCGCGCATCGACCCGTTTCCGGTGGGTAGCGCGCAGTGGGCCGACCAGGGCGGCATGGCCCGCCGCGCCGCGCTGGTGGCCAACATCCGCAAGGAGCAGCCCAACGTGCTGCTGCTCGATGCTGGCGACATCTGGCAGGGCACGCCTTATTTCAACTTTTTCGGGGGCGAACTGGAGTACAAGCTGATGAGCCAAATGGGCTACGACGCGGCTACCCTAGGTAACCACGACTTCGACAACGGCTTGCAGGGCCTGGAGAAGCAACTGCCCCACGCGCAGTTTCCCTTTATCAACGCCAACTACGATTTTTCGCAAACCCCCCTCAAGGGCCGCTTTCAGCCCTACAAGGTGTTCGAGAAGCAGGGCGTGCGCATCGGGGTGTTTGGTGTGGGCATTGACCTGACCGGGCTGGTGGGCGACCGAAACATCGGCAACACCAAGTACCTCGACCCGATTGCCGTGGCCAGGGAGCAAGTGCAGCACCTGCGCGGCCCCGAAAAGTGCGACCTAATTATCTGCCTGTCGCACCTGGGCTACAAGTACGACAGCGCCAAAGTCGACGACCACAAGCTGGCCGCCGCCGTGCCGGGCATCGACCTGATCCTAGGTGGCCACACGCATACTTTCCTCGATACCCCCACCGTGGTGGAGGGCGGGCAAGGCCACCGCACGCTCATCAACCAGGTGGGCTGGTCGGGCATCAAGCTCGGGCGCATCGACTACGTGTTCGACCGCAAAACGCGCAAAGCAGGCGTGGCAGCGGCCGGAGCGCTGAGTATCAACGCTTCAGCTATTGGTTAG